The following coding sequences are from one Roseburia hominis A2-183 window:
- a CDS encoding response regulator: protein MGESGILLLIFLLLLGAILAVSIVLIRKAERERDEALQHVADARTDFLSRISNDIKTPMNVIMGMTAVGLEESDHPEKMVECLGKIDTASRFLMGLLNDLVDVSMIELGRFRLHPKPYALEDFMEAIRDMTEPECAKKGITFHMSGGENSLNVMVDPIRLEQLFFNLLGNAVKFTPEGGEISFRVCNYAVHSGTFSADYVVADTGIGMSREFQELLFEPFTRERRDEAERRHGSGLGLAITQNIVQQLGGSIAVTSAIGEGTKVKVHLDLPLVDIQPQKEVARGGGSRQAFAALGGKRVLLAEDHPLNVEITRKLLERRGVEVVCAEDGRQALELFMEREEHYFDAVLMDIVMPKMDGFEAARQIRRVPHKDAQMIPIIAMSAKDAREDMDACKEAGMNDYLAKPVEPQRLYQVLAEYLENPM, encoded by the coding sequence ATGGGGGAAAGCGGAATCCTGCTGCTGATTTTCCTGCTGCTTCTCGGAGCGATACTGGCGGTCAGCATCGTTTTGATCCGGAAGGCGGAGCGTGAGAGGGATGAGGCGTTGCAGCATGTCGCGGATGCAAGGACGGATTTTCTCTCCCGCATCAGCAATGACATCAAGACGCCGATGAACGTGATCATGGGAATGACGGCGGTCGGACTTGAAGAGTCGGATCACCCGGAGAAGATGGTGGAATGTCTTGGAAAAATTGATACGGCGAGCCGGTTTCTGATGGGGCTTTTGAATGATCTCGTGGATGTTTCCATGATTGAACTGGGGAGATTCCGGCTGCATCCGAAGCCGTATGCGCTCGAGGATTTTATGGAGGCGATCCGGGATATGACAGAGCCGGAGTGTGCCAAAAAGGGGATCACATTTCACATGTCCGGCGGCGAGAACAGTCTGAATGTCATGGTGGATCCGATCCGGCTGGAGCAGCTCTTTTTTAATCTGCTGGGGAACGCGGTCAAGTTCACTCCGGAAGGGGGAGAGATCTCTTTTCGGGTATGCAATTATGCGGTTCACAGCGGTACTTTTTCTGCGGATTATGTTGTCGCGGACACCGGAATCGGCATGAGCAGGGAGTTTCAGGAACTGCTGTTTGAGCCGTTTACGCGGGAAAGACGGGATGAGGCGGAACGGCGGCACGGCAGCGGACTGGGGCTGGCAATTACACAGAATATTGTGCAGCAGCTTGGCGGAAGTATTGCAGTCACGAGTGCGATCGGCGAGGGCACGAAGGTGAAGGTGCATCTGGATCTTCCGCTCGTGGATATTCAGCCGCAGAAGGAAGTGGCGAGAGGCGGGGGTTCCAGACAGGCGTTTGCCGCGCTCGGGGGGAAGCGGGTGCTTCTCGCGGAGGATCATCCGCTCAATGTTGAGATTACGCGGAAGCTTTTGGAGCGCCGGGGCGTGGAAGTCGTCTGTGCGGAAGATGGACGGCAGGCGCTGGAGCTTTTTATGGAGAGGGAAGAGCATTATTTCGATGCGGTCCTGATGGATATTGTGATGCCGAAGATGGACGGTTTTGAGGCGGCAAGGCAGATCAGACGGGTGCCGCACAAGGATGCGCAGATGATTCCGATTATCGCAATGAGCGCGAAGGACGCGCGCGAGGATATGGATGCCTGTAAGGAAGCCGGAATGAACGACTATCTTGCAAAGCCGGTGGAGCCGCAGAGACTGTACCAGGTGCTCGCGGAATATCTTGAGAATCCGATGTGA
- a CDS encoding methyl-accepting chemotaxis protein gives MKKKKLENMHLKERIDYGYRKVITMMLISGLLSVVIIGVLFANMMHYVEDVNAADQAVKICRINVNAAARNIREMALNEDTSSYDNYEQTVKRLLSEVDSELQILKKTEVLSDENYEEYSSALSDWGEIGYSIMEEEIKNGNDENATDAILNDCTPALNKVVEIAIKLDELTDEASSETVRNIVVCTVAGFVVIIVCLIRAFTLTRKTSKRVLETILEPLHAIEDVATELTEGNLHSTLEYHSDDEIGRLAHSMRKSIRILGTYVDDIDRSMKLFLEGNFDVHPEAEWRGDFVSILNSFMAFQASMAGTIKGIQNVSNEVSGAAEQVASSSNDLADGATNQAAVVEELTATVTGVSEQVEKNSHSAKEISVKVDELGNAISESNGKMHEMVDSMHEISEASKEIDKIITTINEIASQTNLLALNASIEAARAGEAGKGFAVVANQVNVLADQSAQAAKESANLIETSVKAVEKGMVIAGQTAAQLEEVAENSKLITTEVTNIAETLETQTTEIKQINEGIEQINDVVQTNSATSEECAAASQEMSSEAESLREMIRKFKVAEDKKTV, from the coding sequence ATGAAGAAGAAGAAATTGGAAAACATGCATTTAAAGGAAAGGATAGACTATGGCTATAGAAAAGTCATTACAATGATGTTGATCTCTGGTCTGCTTTCTGTTGTAATTATAGGGGTATTGTTTGCCAATATGATGCATTATGTTGAGGATGTTAATGCAGCAGACCAGGCAGTAAAAATCTGCAGGATTAACGTTAATGCTGCAGCAAGAAATATCAGAGAGATGGCATTAAATGAGGATACATCCTCTTACGATAACTATGAACAAACAGTAAAAAGACTGCTTTCAGAAGTTGATTCTGAACTGCAGATTTTAAAGAAAACGGAAGTCCTTTCCGATGAAAATTACGAGGAATATTCATCGGCTCTTTCTGACTGGGGAGAAATTGGTTATTCCATTATGGAAGAAGAAATAAAAAACGGAAACGATGAGAATGCCACAGATGCAATTCTTAATGATTGTACCCCGGCTTTAAATAAAGTAGTAGAAATTGCGATAAAATTAGATGAACTGACAGATGAGGCAAGCAGCGAGACAGTCAGAAATATAGTAGTCTGTACGGTTGCAGGATTTGTAGTGATTATTGTCTGCCTGATTCGTGCATTTACTTTGACGCGGAAAACAAGTAAGAGAGTACTTGAAACAATTCTGGAGCCATTACATGCGATTGAGGACGTTGCAACGGAATTAACAGAAGGAAATCTGCATAGTACGCTGGAATATCATTCCGATGATGAGATCGGAAGACTGGCGCACAGTATGCGGAAATCAATTCGTATACTGGGAACCTATGTAGATGATATTGACCGCTCCATGAAGCTCTTTTTAGAAGGAAATTTTGATGTTCATCCTGAGGCGGAGTGGAGAGGTGATTTTGTCAGTATTTTAAATTCGTTTATGGCATTTCAGGCAAGTATGGCAGGTACGATCAAAGGAATCCAGAATGTTTCCAATGAAGTCTCCGGCGCAGCAGAGCAGGTAGCATCAAGCTCCAATGATCTTGCAGATGGAGCTACAAACCAGGCAGCGGTAGTAGAGGAGCTTACAGCAACTGTTACAGGTGTTTCAGAACAGGTGGAAAAAAATTCACATTCTGCAAAAGAAATCAGTGTAAAAGTGGATGAACTGGGAAATGCCATTTCAGAAAGTAATGGCAAGATGCATGAAATGGTTGATTCCATGCATGAGATCAGCGAGGCATCAAAAGAGATTGATAAGATTATCACAACAATCAACGAAATTGCATCCCAGACAAATCTGCTGGCACTGAATGCTTCCATTGAGGCTGCAAGAGCGGGAGAGGCTGGAAAGGGATTTGCAGTTGTGGCAAATCAGGTAAACGTATTGGCAGATCAGAGTGCGCAGGCGGCAAAGGAATCTGCGAATCTGATTGAAACCTCTGTGAAAGCTGTGGAAAAGGGAATGGTGATTGCGGGACAGACTGCGGCACAATTAGAAGAGGTTGCTGAGAATTCCAAATTAATTACGACTGAAGTTACAAATATTGCAGAGACGTTGGAGACACAGACGACAGAAATTAAGCAGATTAATGAGGGAATTGAGCAGATCAATGATGTCGTACAGACAAATTCTGCAACATCAGAGGAATGCGCGGCTGCCAGCCAGGAGATGAGCAGTGAGGCGGAAAGTCTGCGTGAAATGATCCGCAAATTCAAAGTTGCAGAAGATAAAAAAACGGTGTAA
- a CDS encoding methyl-accepting chemotaxis protein: MGMKNVSVRWKMIILALITLIGTLAIGVLAVNRMLVMEEGSESVLRTSIEDDYDENIKNQVDNAISMLDAVYAGYENGDYSYEEAETRGADLLRELRYGDGGYFWADTYDGDNVVLLGSETEGTNRMETKDAEGYQMVKEIIRVGQEPDGGYTDYVFPKEGETESSPKRSYSRAFEPFGWVVGTGNYIDYIDETVAKETQAMKENVKSALLAIIGMGSFLVVIVMAVCLYMAFSLSKSFQVALTYIGYITKGDFSQPLPVQLENRRDDFGILGERLENMKCQIRDLIREVKNESYVIGEVVDTVKTNVITLNGNIEDVSATTEELAASMEETAASSDTIKSMSLEIEEAAKNIANRSQDGAQQAADIHERASKAQNDTREQREHASRIHNEIRESLTKALEAAKVVQQIEVLSSAIMEITNQTNLLALNASIEAARAGEAGKGFAVVATEIGGLADQSKQTVTQIQKVTEEVTTSVAQLSSDAEQLLAFVGNDVVASYDMFDAVADAYNQDAGKIDALISDFSATSEELLASIDGVLDAMEGIATATNEGAKGTTDIAQKTVEVKSEADTVTDEVGRCDQTAQRLTQDISVFVVD, encoded by the coding sequence ATGGGTATGAAAAATGTGAGCGTGCGTTGGAAGATGATTATTCTTGCGCTGATTACGCTGATTGGAACACTGGCGATCGGAGTTCTGGCAGTGAACCGGATGCTGGTTATGGAGGAGGGATCAGAGAGCGTTCTCCGTACAAGTATTGAAGATGATTATGATGAGAATATCAAGAATCAGGTGGATAATGCAATTTCCATGCTGGATGCGGTGTATGCGGGCTATGAAAACGGCGACTATTCCTATGAGGAGGCCGAAACGCGCGGAGCGGATCTTTTAAGGGAACTCCGGTATGGAGACGGTGGTTATTTCTGGGCGGATACCTATGACGGAGACAATGTTGTTCTGCTCGGAAGCGAGACCGAGGGAACAAACCGTATGGAGACAAAGGATGCGGAAGGTTACCAGATGGTAAAAGAGATTATACGTGTCGGACAGGAGCCGGACGGCGGTTATACAGATTATGTATTCCCGAAGGAAGGGGAGACGGAGTCCTCTCCGAAGCGCTCCTACAGCAGGGCATTTGAGCCGTTTGGATGGGTTGTTGGAACGGGCAATTATATCGATTATATTGATGAGACTGTTGCCAAAGAGACACAGGCAATGAAGGAGAATGTAAAAAGTGCACTGCTTGCGATTATCGGAATGGGAAGTTTTCTGGTTGTGATTGTTATGGCGGTCTGTCTTTATATGGCGTTTTCACTGAGCAAATCATTTCAGGTTGCACTCACGTACATCGGTTATATTACAAAGGGTGATTTTTCGCAGCCGCTGCCGGTACAGCTTGAGAACCGCAGGGACGACTTTGGTATTCTCGGCGAGCGCCTTGAGAATATGAAGTGCCAGATCAGAGATCTTATCAGAGAAGTGAAAAATGAGAGTTATGTAATCGGGGAGGTCGTCGATACGGTCAAGACGAATGTGATTACGCTGAACGGCAATATCGAGGACGTTTCCGCAACGACAGAGGAACTTGCTGCAAGCATGGAGGAGACCGCGGCATCCTCGGATACGATTAAGAGCATGTCTCTTGAGATTGAAGAGGCAGCAAAAAATATTGCAAATCGTTCGCAGGATGGGGCACAGCAGGCAGCAGATATACACGAGCGGGCATCAAAGGCACAGAACGATACCAGAGAACAGCGTGAGCATGCGAGCCGGATCCACAATGAGATACGGGAGAGCCTTACAAAGGCACTTGAGGCTGCAAAGGTAGTTCAGCAGATCGAAGTGTTATCATCGGCGATCATGGAGATTACAAACCAGACAAACCTGCTTGCGTTAAATGCTTCGATTGAAGCAGCACGCGCCGGGGAGGCAGGCAAAGGATTTGCCGTTGTGGCAACAGAAATTGGCGGACTTGCAGATCAGTCCAAGCAGACTGTTACCCAGATACAGAAGGTGACGGAGGAAGTTACGACTTCTGTCGCACAGCTTTCTTCCGATGCGGAGCAGCTGCTTGCATTTGTGGGAAATGATGTCGTGGCAAGCTATGACATGTTCGATGCGGTGGCTGATGCATACAACCAGGATGCAGGAAAGATTGATGCACTGATCAGCGATTTCAGCGCGACATCGGAGGAACTGCTGGCATCAATCGATGGAGTGCTGGATGCGATGGAGGGAATTGCAACGGCAACCAACGAAGGTGCAAAAGGAACGACAGATATTGCACAAAAGACCGTGGAAGTCAAATCCGAGGCGGATACGGTCACAGATGAAGTTGGCAGATGCGATCAGACGGCACAGCGTCTGACACAGGATATCTCAGTCTTTGTTGTGGATTAG
- a CDS encoding SseB family protein, with product MDEKMTMEITNDRLEEAIKQYAAERTKENLTTVLNLLRPTKLYVPAMLKAPDQPTPCFLKNNKGEQFFVAYTSKEQMPEEPKSQALLFMPFPACNNIVVKPELELTGLVINPFSDNLVLKTELVRKLHEADQKAAQMRQVKMTPQQFNVFVKKQVEFGVLPKRLYAEGETFVRKLCEEREAFVNQIFAETYKEPKLYPYTEADYSVMALDIAEDLTLIRVDLPEKALAAPLCYRIYITFNPQTKKAGYYTIEMTAEKEVRALGQILPDGRHESLGEAPVEGAELQKIMDLARYDGTEMTS from the coding sequence ATGGACGAGAAAATGACAATGGAGATCACCAACGATAGATTAGAGGAAGCGATTAAGCAGTATGCGGCGGAGCGCACCAAGGAGAACCTTACCACGGTGTTAAACCTGCTTCGTCCGACCAAGCTGTATGTGCCGGCAATGCTTAAGGCGCCGGATCAGCCGACCCCGTGTTTCCTCAAGAACAACAAGGGCGAGCAGTTTTTTGTGGCATATACTTCCAAGGAGCAGATGCCGGAGGAGCCGAAGAGCCAGGCACTTCTTTTCATGCCGTTCCCGGCGTGCAACAACATCGTCGTGAAGCCGGAACTGGAGCTGACCGGGCTGGTCATCAATCCGTTCTCGGATAACCTTGTATTAAAGACCGAACTTGTACGGAAGCTGCATGAGGCAGATCAGAAGGCGGCACAGATGCGGCAGGTGAAGATGACACCGCAGCAGTTTAACGTGTTTGTGAAAAAGCAGGTGGAGTTTGGAGTTCTGCCGAAGCGCCTGTATGCAGAGGGAGAGACGTTTGTCCGGAAGCTCTGTGAGGAGCGCGAGGCGTTCGTGAACCAGATTTTTGCCGAGACGTATAAGGAGCCGAAGCTCTATCCGTACACAGAGGCAGACTATTCGGTTATGGCGCTTGACATTGCGGAGGATCTGACACTGATCCGCGTGGATCTGCCGGAGAAAGCACTGGCAGCCCCGCTTTGCTATCGTATCTATATTACGTTTAATCCGCAGACGAAGAAAGCGGGTTACTACACGATTGAGATGACGGCGGAGAAGGAAGTGCGCGCATTGGGACAGATCCTGCCGGATGGCAGGCATGAGAGTCTGGGCGAGGCGCCGGTTGAGGGAGCGGAGCTTCAGAAGATCATGGATCTGGCACGTTATGACGGCACAGAGATGACAAGCTAA
- a CDS encoding glycerol-3-phosphate responsive antiterminator, protein MKQQFYDAIVDGPIIAAVKDETGVEVCIQNDIRVVFILYGELITIPDIVQRLKDAGKFVIVHLDLIGGLAVREEAVRFIRYGTAADGIISTKPEMIRYAKELDLCTVFRIFAIDSKAIGGLEHHGMEFADLIEVLPGIMPKIIKHIAGQAAVPVIAGGLISEKEDVMRALDAGAIAISTTNQAVWKM, encoded by the coding sequence ATGAAGCAGCAATTTTATGACGCGATTGTGGACGGACCGATTATCGCGGCGGTGAAGGACGAGACGGGGGTGGAGGTCTGTATACAGAATGATATCCGCGTGGTATTCATTTTGTATGGAGAGTTGATTACCATCCCGGATATTGTGCAGCGGTTAAAAGATGCCGGAAAGTTTGTCATTGTACATCTGGATCTGATCGGGGGGCTTGCGGTCAGGGAGGAAGCGGTGCGTTTTATACGGTATGGGACGGCGGCGGACGGTATTATTTCCACAAAGCCGGAAATGATCCGTTATGCGAAGGAGCTGGATCTCTGTACGGTATTTCGCATATTTGCGATTGATTCCAAGGCGATTGGAGGACTGGAACACCACGGTATGGAGTTTGCAGATCTAATCGAGGTGCTGCCGGGCATTATGCCTAAAATCATAAAGCATATAGCAGGGCAGGCAGCAGTACCGGTGATCGCAGGAGGTCTGATCTCGGAGAAGGAGGACGTCATGCGGGCACTGGATGCGGGAGCGATTGCGATTTCAACGACAAACCAGGCAGTGTGGAAAATGTAA
- a CDS encoding TetR family transcriptional regulator has product MCYSTKKKIADCVRQLMKRKEISKITIGDIMEATGMSRQSFYYHFKDIYDVLEWIGCNDFKDQLQGQYDSMEKWACDLMEVLQRERSFYEKLANELAWPMIVRGVRMALDAQVRRLLLGENPGMFEKHPEELEAVTSFLSTSICYYMIDFVYYRKTLSGEQVKRDVQFMMRAIAKTDAGLAVLLPRTAVL; this is encoded by the coding sequence ATGTGTTATTCAACTAAGAAAAAAATTGCGGATTGTGTCAGGCAGCTGATGAAGCGCAAGGAGATATCCAAAATTACGATCGGGGACATCATGGAGGCAACGGGGATGAGCCGCCAGAGTTTTTATTATCATTTTAAGGATATTTATGATGTGCTGGAGTGGATCGGCTGTAATGACTTTAAGGATCAGCTGCAGGGACAGTATGACAGTATGGAAAAGTGGGCATGCGATCTGATGGAGGTGCTGCAGAGGGAGCGCAGCTTTTATGAGAAGCTGGCGAACGAGCTCGCGTGGCCGATGATCGTGCGTGGTGTACGCATGGCGTTGGATGCGCAGGTGCGCCGTCTGCTGCTTGGCGAGAATCCGGGCATGTTTGAAAAGCATCCTGAGGAACTGGAGGCGGTGACGAGCTTTCTTTCCACATCCATCTGCTACTATATGATTGATTTTGTATATTACAGAAAAACGTTATCGGGGGAACAGGTAAAGCGGGATGTGCAGTTTATGATGCGGGCGATTGCAAAAACGGACGCGGGGCTTGCCGTATTGCTCCCGCGCACCGCAGTATTGTAA
- a CDS encoding DUF1667 domain-containing protein yields METRNLTCIGCPLGCAITVTMDGGNVVSITGNTCKRGSDYAAKEVTHPTRIVTSTVCVRGGSIPMVSVKTAQDIPKEKIFEIMKYINALTVTAPVHIGDVLLKDIAGTGVDLIATKEVLS; encoded by the coding sequence ATGGAAACAAGAAATCTTACATGCATCGGCTGCCCGCTGGGCTGTGCCATCACAGTTACCATGGATGGCGGAAATGTTGTCTCCATCACCGGAAATACCTGCAAGCGCGGCTCTGACTATGCCGCAAAGGAAGTCACACATCCGACGCGCATCGTCACAAGCACCGTCTGTGTCCGCGGCGGCTCCATCCCGATGGTATCCGTCAAGACCGCACAGGATATTCCCAAAGAAAAGATCTTCGAGATCATGAAATATATCAACGCGCTGACGGTGACGGCTCCGGTACACATCGGAGATGTCCTGCTGAAAGATATTGCAGGAACCGGCGTCGACCTGATCGCCACCAAAGAAGTTCTCTCTTAG
- a CDS encoding NAD(P)/FAD-dependent oxidoreductase — MTSYDIVIVGGGPAGLAAAVSAKNNGIDRILILERDRELGGILNQCIHNGFGLHTFKEELTGPEYARRFINQALDLNIEYRLNTMVMDISLAEGSSDKIVTAMNRTDGLFHINAKTVILAMGCRERSRGALNIPGYRPAGIYSAGTAQRLVNIEGFMPGRKVVILGSGDIGLIMARRMTLEGAEVKVVAELMPYSGGLKRNIVQCLDDFGIPLKLGHTVVDIRGKERVEGITLAQVDEHNKPIPGTEEDYECDTLLLSCGLIPENEISRSMGVELNPVTSGPSVNESLETNIPGVFACGNVLHVHDLVDYVSEEAGVAGKNAAKYIKCGGDHADSGKEIPIVATDGVRYTVPKTLHVANMDDELTVRFRVGGVYKNCYISTYLNDQRIICRKRPVMAPGEMEQVKLQKSVLEAMSDLDHITIKIEEEA; from the coding sequence ATGACTTCATATGATATTGTGATCGTCGGCGGAGGTCCCGCCGGTCTTGCGGCAGCCGTTTCCGCCAAAAATAACGGCATCGACCGGATCCTGATTCTCGAGCGCGACCGCGAACTCGGCGGCATCTTAAATCAGTGCATCCACAACGGTTTCGGCCTTCACACCTTTAAGGAGGAGCTGACCGGCCCGGAATATGCCAGACGCTTTATCAATCAGGCTCTCGATCTGAACATCGAATACCGTCTGAACACGATGGTGATGGATATTTCTCTGGCAGAAGGCTCTTCCGATAAGATCGTGACGGCTATGAACCGCACCGACGGGCTGTTCCACATTAACGCAAAGACCGTGATTCTTGCCATGGGCTGCCGCGAGCGTTCCCGCGGAGCTTTAAATATCCCGGGCTACCGTCCTGCAGGCATCTACTCTGCCGGAACCGCGCAGCGCCTGGTGAACATCGAGGGCTTTATGCCGGGACGCAAGGTTGTGATCCTCGGCTCCGGAGACATCGGCCTCATCATGGCACGCCGTATGACCTTAGAGGGCGCCGAAGTCAAAGTCGTCGCCGAGCTGATGCCTTATTCCGGCGGTCTGAAACGAAACATTGTGCAGTGTCTGGACGATTTCGGTATTCCGTTAAAGCTGGGCCATACTGTCGTTGACATCCGCGGCAAAGAGCGCGTGGAGGGAATCACACTGGCACAGGTGGATGAACACAACAAGCCGATTCCCGGCACGGAGGAAGACTACGAATGCGACACACTGCTGCTCTCCTGCGGTCTGATTCCGGAAAATGAGATTTCCCGCTCTATGGGCGTCGAGCTAAATCCGGTCACCTCCGGTCCTTCTGTCAACGAAAGCCTTGAGACAAATATTCCGGGCGTTTTCGCCTGCGGTAATGTTCTTCACGTTCATGATCTCGTGGACTATGTATCCGAGGAAGCCGGCGTTGCCGGAAAGAACGCCGCAAAATATATCAAGTGCGGGGGCGATCATGCTGATTCCGGCAAAGAGATCCCCATCGTCGCAACCGACGGCGTCCGCTATACCGTTCCAAAAACGCTGCATGTCGCCAATATGGACGACGAGCTGACCGTGCGTTTCCGCGTCGGCGGTGTATACAAGAACTGTTATATTTCCACCTACTTAAACGACCAGCGGATTATCTGCCGCAAGCGTCCTGTCATGGCTCCCGGCGAGATGGAGCAGGTAAAGCTGCAGAAGTCCGTTCTGGAAGCAATGAGTGACCTGGATCACATTACCATCAAAATAGAAGAGGAGGCGTAA
- a CDS encoding NAD(P)/FAD-dependent oxidoreductase produces the protein MYDVVIIGAGVSGSACARELSRYNLSICVVEKEEDVCCGTSKANSAIVHSGIDCKPGTLMSEMNVRGNELMEPLSKELDFEFRRNGSLIVCFSEEDRPKLEALYEQGISNKIPDIRILDAHEVHEMEPNLSEEVIAAIYCPTGGIVCPFGLNIALAENAATNGVEFRFNTEVTDICRKDDGYQLSTNRGYILTRCVVNAAGVYADVFHNMVSSKKIHITPRRGEYCLLDKTTGGLVDKTIFQLPGKYGKGILVTPTVHGNTLIGPTADDHDDKEATNTTRQGLDHVCSAARRSVPSVPVRQVITSFAGNRAHEDNHEFIIEELADAPHFVDCSGIESPGLTSSPAIGERVAQIVSGLLHAQKNPAWNGSRKGVLNPKTLSEEDYAELIRENPAYGNIICRCEMITEGEILDAIHRPLGARSLDGVKRRTRAGMGRCQAGFCSPRTMEILARELGISQLEITKNGGSSNMVVGLSKDRT, from the coding sequence ATGTATGATGTAGTGATCATTGGTGCCGGCGTCTCTGGAAGCGCCTGTGCACGTGAACTTTCCAGATACAATCTCTCCATTTGTGTTGTGGAAAAAGAGGAGGACGTCTGCTGCGGCACTTCCAAAGCCAACAGCGCCATCGTCCACTCCGGTATCGACTGTAAACCCGGAACCCTGATGTCAGAGATGAACGTCCGGGGAAATGAACTGATGGAACCGCTCTCCAAAGAGCTGGATTTTGAATTCCGCAGAAACGGTTCCCTGATCGTCTGCTTCTCCGAGGAGGACCGCCCGAAGCTGGAAGCCCTCTACGAGCAGGGCATTTCCAACAAAATCCCGGATATCCGGATCTTAGATGCACACGAAGTTCATGAGATGGAGCCGAACCTCTCCGAGGAAGTCATCGCTGCCATCTACTGTCCGACCGGCGGCATTGTCTGCCCGTTCGGTTTGAACATTGCACTCGCAGAAAATGCTGCCACAAACGGCGTCGAATTCCGTTTTAACACAGAAGTGACAGACATCTGCCGCAAGGACGACGGCTATCAACTCTCCACCAACCGCGGTTACATCCTGACCCGCTGCGTGGTAAACGCTGCCGGTGTGTATGCAGATGTTTTTCACAACATGGTCAGCAGCAAGAAGATCCACATTACCCCGCGCCGCGGCGAATACTGCCTGCTCGACAAAACAACCGGCGGTCTGGTCGACAAGACCATCTTCCAGCTTCCGGGCAAATACGGCAAGGGCATTCTTGTAACCCCGACGGTTCACGGCAATACGCTGATCGGCCCTACCGCAGACGATCACGACGATAAGGAGGCAACCAACACCACCCGCCAGGGACTTGACCATGTCTGCAGCGCAGCAAGACGCTCCGTGCCTTCCGTTCCGGTCCGTCAGGTAATCACGTCCTTCGCCGGAAACCGCGCCCATGAGGACAACCATGAATTCATTATTGAAGAGTTGGCGGATGCTCCACACTTTGTCGACTGCTCCGGCATCGAATCTCCGGGCCTCACCAGTTCCCCGGCGATCGGCGAGCGCGTAGCGCAGATTGTATCCGGACTGCTTCACGCACAGAAAAACCCGGCATGGAACGGCAGCCGGAAGGGCGTTCTCAATCCGAAAACACTCTCCGAGGAAGATTATGCGGAGCTTATCCGCGAAAATCCAGCTTACGGAAATATTATCTGCCGCTGTGAGATGATTACCGAGGGAGAAATCTTAGACGCCATTCACCGTCCGCTTGGCGCACGGTCATTAGACGGCGTCAAGCGCCGTACCCGTGCAGGCATGGGACGCTGCCAGGCAGGTTTCTGCTCGCCGCGCACCATGGAAATCCTGGCGCGTGAGCTTGGTATCTCCCAGCTTGAAATCACGAAAAACGGCGGCTCATCCAACATGGTCGTCGGCCTGAGCAAAGACAGAACCTGA